The following proteins come from a genomic window of Paenibacillus sp. CAA11:
- a CDS encoding sensor histidine kinase, whose protein sequence is MKNTKWELLSYFLLTGIVTAGAFYAGCEAGYIVVKDARMWIYYVVGVLIFTLVIGYIAGQRIQRRIDLLHLNMLQVAKGNLGVRMPNTPDQTFAGVYGEFNTMIEAVEKKMRLLQQLGEKEVIEKEQAAEKAVLEERRRLARDLHDTVSQQLFAVHMAASSLPKMLELNEEQGKQVMQQLIQMSNTAQKQMRALIAQLRPMELVGKSLAEALDQWFPDYCRQNGLKGMKDLDLEGKLSEAIEHQLFLIIQEAMANIVKHSGARLVSLSLREGPRQVVLSVSDDGQGFSSSLPKQGSYGLTTMRERAEKLGGQAEIISNPGAGTTIRIHIPKFEDGMKGEDQ, encoded by the coding sequence ATGAAGAATACCAAGTGGGAGCTTCTCAGCTATTTCCTTCTTACGGGAATTGTTACGGCAGGCGCTTTTTATGCAGGCTGTGAAGCTGGGTACATCGTAGTCAAGGACGCCAGGATGTGGATTTATTATGTGGTCGGCGTTCTGATCTTTACTTTAGTTATTGGCTATATTGCCGGACAGCGTATTCAGCGAAGAATTGATTTGCTTCATCTCAATATGCTGCAGGTAGCTAAGGGGAACCTGGGCGTTCGAATGCCCAATACGCCAGACCAGACCTTTGCAGGAGTATATGGGGAATTTAATACGATGATTGAAGCGGTGGAGAAAAAGATGAGACTGCTTCAGCAGTTGGGTGAAAAAGAGGTCATCGAGAAAGAACAGGCTGCCGAGAAGGCGGTGCTTGAGGAACGGCGGCGGCTGGCTCGTGATCTGCATGACACAGTCAGCCAGCAGCTTTTTGCTGTTCATATGGCAGCATCTTCGCTGCCGAAGATGCTGGAGCTTAATGAGGAGCAGGGCAAGCAGGTCATGCAGCAGCTCATTCAAATGTCTAATACCGCCCAGAAGCAGATGAGGGCACTAATTGCCCAGCTGCGTCCGATGGAGCTGGTGGGCAAATCGCTAGCTGAAGCGCTTGATCAATGGTTCCCGGATTATTGCCGACAGAACGGACTAAAGGGAATGAAGGATCTTGATCTTGAAGGCAAGCTATCCGAAGCCATTGAACACCAGCTGTTCCTGATTATTCAGGAGGCGATGGCGAATATTGTGAAGCATTCCGGGGCGCGCCTTGTCAGCCTTTCTTTGCGGGAGGGTCCAAGGCAGGTGGTGTTAAGCGTGAGCGATGACGGGCAGGGCTTCAGTTCTTCCTTGCCCAAGCAGGGGTCCTATGGACTCACGACAATGCGAGAACGGGCCGAGAAGCTGGGAGGGCAAGCTGAAATTATCAGTAACCCTGGAGCGGGAACGACCATCCGCATACATATACCTAAGTTTGAGGATGGCATGAAGGGGGAAGACCAATGA
- a CDS encoding response regulator produces MNDTRIKVMIVDDHDMVRMGLKTYLMLDPSFEVIAEAGDGSLALKMLKEQSRDEHPDILLMDLMMPVMNGAEATREILALYPELKIVILTSFLEDDLVVEAIEAGAVSYVLKTVSAEELIYALQGAYRGMPVMTGDVAQALTRGIRQRTVQGEDSGLTEREREVLLLIAEGKNNKDIGEELHISIKTVKTHVSNLLMKCELEDRTQLAIYAHRQGWVTR; encoded by the coding sequence ATGAATGACACGAGAATCAAAGTAATGATTGTGGACGATCATGATATGGTTCGAATGGGGCTGAAAACATATTTGATGCTGGACCCGAGCTTTGAGGTTATCGCTGAGGCGGGAGATGGCTCGCTGGCACTGAAGATGCTAAAGGAACAGTCTCGGGATGAGCATCCGGATATTCTGCTTATGGATTTGATGATGCCGGTGATGAACGGGGCTGAAGCCACCAGGGAGATTCTTGCCCTCTATCCTGAGCTAAAAATTGTGATTCTGACCAGCTTTCTTGAAGATGATCTCGTTGTGGAGGCTATCGAGGCCGGGGCTGTGAGCTATGTGCTGAAGACTGTATCGGCAGAAGAGCTTATTTATGCTCTCCAAGGGGCCTATCGCGGTATGCCGGTTATGACCGGAGACGTTGCGCAGGCTCTTACGCGGGGAATTCGTCAGCGTACAGTGCAAGGCGAAGATTCAGGGCTTACCGAACGCGAGAGGGAGGTACTGCTGCTAATTGCTGAAGGAAAAAACAATAAAGATATTGGAGAAGAGCTGCATATTAGCATCAAAACCGTCAAGACTCATGTCAGCAACCTCCTGATGAAATGCGAGCTGGAGGATCGGACACAGCTTGCCATTTACGCTCATCGGCAAGGCTGGGTTACACGCTGA
- a CDS encoding S1C family serine protease produces MDDQNKKTSEPFGEDENRELNKSENQGSSYYYSYGSFQSFDRDPKERNTNDMNEERDNHSTPFPSENVEITPPEPVRPMPTSYPVRPSNKEGFGQADQGGNGGQGHGNDSGKNPGNWQYNRKPKSGVKSIIAGVLAGMVIMTGAMAYADHENIFTGGKAATTAAVLTSSVDTANTQSTKSSATTAALPISNPGDVTTVVKQAGPAVVQIETLSKSSGQSSSSGGSTFDSDPFYKYFFGDNYFGGSNGGGNNGSGNSGNSGNSGSGSSSSQLVPTGLGSGFIFDKEGYILTNEHVVHGADVVQVTVQGTTKPYEAKVLGKSYDLDLAVLKINGSSSFPSIPLGDSNNSQVGEWMVAIGNPQGFDHTVTSGVLSAKGREITIAGENGEKDRKYKDLLQTDASINPGNSGGPLLNLNGEVIGINVAVSSDAQGIGFAIPTSTITEVLDKLKNNEAIPATPEPFIGATLQTVTPEVSKQMGTDVTEGSLVVEVMYKSPAYNADLRPYDIITGANGQSYSTNQELIAFIQKQKVGDKVTLNIIRNGKKMDLSVTIGNKNDFQTQTTQQ; encoded by the coding sequence ATGGATGATCAAAACAAAAAGACAAGTGAGCCCTTTGGTGAGGATGAGAATAGAGAACTCAATAAATCGGAGAATCAAGGTTCTTCATATTATTATTCGTACGGATCTTTCCAATCGTTCGATCGGGATCCGAAGGAGCGGAATACTAACGACATGAATGAAGAGAGAGACAATCATAGTACGCCTTTTCCATCTGAAAATGTAGAGATTACTCCTCCTGAACCGGTACGTCCGATGCCGACCAGCTACCCGGTTCGCCCTTCGAACAAAGAGGGATTTGGTCAAGCAGATCAAGGCGGAAACGGGGGCCAGGGCCATGGGAATGATTCGGGAAAGAACCCGGGGAACTGGCAGTATAACCGCAAGCCGAAATCCGGAGTAAAATCGATCATTGCCGGTGTCCTGGCAGGAATGGTCATCATGACTGGCGCTATGGCTTATGCAGATCATGAGAATATCTTTACGGGCGGCAAGGCGGCTACCACAGCTGCTGTTCTAACTTCGAGCGTGGATACGGCTAATACCCAATCAACAAAGAGCTCTGCAACCACGGCGGCCTTGCCAATTTCGAATCCGGGCGATGTAACGACCGTGGTCAAACAGGCTGGACCTGCAGTGGTGCAAATCGAGACTTTGTCCAAATCCAGCGGCCAGTCCTCCAGCAGCGGGGGCAGCACTTTTGATAGTGATCCGTTCTACAAGTATTTCTTCGGAGATAACTACTTTGGCGGCAGCAACGGCGGGGGCAACAACGGTAGTGGCAATAGCGGAAACAGTGGTAACAGCGGCAGCGGAAGCTCCTCAAGCCAACTGGTTCCAACAGGCCTTGGCTCCGGCTTTATTTTTGACAAAGAGGGATATATCTTAACCAATGAACACGTAGTTCACGGAGCGGATGTAGTACAGGTTACTGTACAGGGAACCACTAAACCTTACGAGGCCAAGGTGCTGGGTAAGAGCTATGATTTGGACTTGGCTGTTCTGAAGATCAATGGTAGCAGCAGCTTCCCTTCTATTCCACTCGGGGATTCCAATAATAGTCAGGTAGGGGAATGGATGGTAGCCATCGGTAACCCTCAAGGCTTTGATCACACGGTAACCAGCGGTGTACTCAGCGCAAAGGGACGGGAAATTACCATTGCTGGGGAGAACGGTGAGAAGGACCGCAAGTATAAAGACCTGCTGCAAACCGATGCTTCTATTAACCCAGGTAACTCCGGCGGACCACTTCTGAACTTGAACGGTGAAGTGATCGGGATTAACGTTGCGGTCAGCTCCGATGCTCAAGGCATTGGATTTGCGATTCCAACCAGCACGATTACCGAAGTACTCGACAAGCTGAAGAATAATGAAGCAATTCCGGCCACTCCAGAGCCGTTTATCGGGGCAACGCTGCAGACAGTGACTCCGGAGGTTTCCAAACAAATGGGTACGGATGTAACAGAAGGCTCCTTGGTGGTAGAAGTAATGTACAAATCCCCTGCCTACAATGCCGACCTTCGTCCGTATGACATTATTACGGGTGCTAATGGACAGAGCTACTCAACCAATCAGGAACTTATCGCCTTTATTCAAAAACAAAAAGTCGGTGATAAGGTAACCTTGAACATTATCCGCAATGGTAAGAAGATGGATTTGTCTGTAACAATTGGCAACAAAAACGATTTCCAGACACAGACGACACAGCAATAA
- the liaF gene encoding cell wall-active antibiotics response protein LiaF, whose amino-acid sequence MKRGFGGRIFGGLLLLGIGGILLLNMMGIINTSLSYLISTFWPMFIIFVGISQLSISSKNGGGLLSGFIILAIGGYFQARNLNLIDLSMGEMIRFAAPILLIVGGLYVLLKPRQRNGRPDKHYDPPGPLEEAEIPPYQHPEIKSNLDEVFEQTFPEEKQKQEHEPKHKSEYSRPKFDTTYVHDNEKINRSGFIGDVRIGKDYFQLKPMNISHFIGDTIIDLTKAQIPYGETKINVSAFIGDVKVFIPEDMDLGITVTSSSLIGDMKVLKEKQGGFMSSCVSQTPYYSEASKRVKLNVSVFVGDVRVNSVG is encoded by the coding sequence ATGAAAAGAGGCTTTGGGGGACGAATTTTTGGGGGGCTGCTGCTTCTTGGTATCGGCGGAATCCTCCTGCTCAATATGATGGGGATTATCAATACGAGCTTAAGTTATCTAATCTCAACATTCTGGCCTATGTTCATCATTTTTGTCGGAATTTCACAGTTGAGCATCAGCAGCAAGAATGGAGGGGGCTTACTCAGCGGGTTCATTATTTTGGCAATCGGTGGGTATTTTCAAGCAAGAAATCTCAATCTGATTGATCTGTCGATGGGTGAGATGATTCGGTTTGCGGCCCCGATTCTCTTAATTGTTGGCGGTCTGTATGTGCTATTAAAGCCAAGGCAGCGGAATGGACGACCTGACAAGCATTATGATCCGCCAGGGCCGCTGGAAGAAGCGGAGATTCCTCCTTATCAACATCCGGAGATCAAGTCTAATTTAGATGAAGTGTTCGAGCAGACTTTCCCGGAAGAGAAGCAAAAGCAAGAGCACGAACCTAAGCATAAATCAGAATACAGCCGTCCCAAATTTGATACAACCTATGTCCATGATAACGAAAAGATCAACAGATCCGGCTTTATAGGTGATGTTAGGATCGGTAAGGACTATTTTCAGCTTAAGCCTATGAACATTTCCCATTTTATCGGCGATACCATTATTGACCTGACCAAAGCGCAGATTCCCTATGGGGAGACCAAAATCAACGTCTCTGCTTTTATAGGTGATGTGAAGGTGTTCATTCCTGAGGACATGGATTTGGGGATAACGGTAACGTCCAGCTCCCTTATCGGAGATATGAAAGTCTTAAAGGAGAAGCAGGGCGGCTTTATGAGCAGCTGTGTATCTCAGACTCCGTATTACTCTGAAGCAAGCAAGAGAGTCAAGCTGAATGTTAGCGTGTTTGTTGGCGACGTTCGCGTCAACTCGGTAGGTTAA
- a CDS encoding 3D domain-containing protein has protein sequence MRQFMLNRKLWFTITLALLLSAIAEASLIHASPIEQDDKSQSLGSAGVFSFRLPGSIQPANHQDRLMTNRKTFAKPILVLGARQAWPKLHKAAAKADTVKVLATGYTAGYESTGKRPNHPQYGITYSGVKVKRDKDAVSTIAADLKVFPLGTILYIPGYGYGVVADKGSAIKGHKIDLYFSTTKQVFKEWGKKEVEVRIVKRGSGKLTEAMLKELGRAVEVNKELPDRNWERSI, from the coding sequence ATGCGCCAATTTATGTTAAATCGAAAATTATGGTTCACCATTACGCTTGCTTTGTTACTTAGTGCCATTGCCGAAGCAAGCCTAATCCATGCGAGTCCAATTGAACAGGATGATAAATCACAGAGCTTAGGGTCGGCAGGAGTGTTTTCATTTCGGCTTCCTGGATCCATCCAGCCCGCAAACCATCAAGATCGGCTAATGACGAACAGGAAGACCTTCGCCAAGCCCATTCTGGTTTTGGGGGCCCGTCAAGCTTGGCCAAAGCTTCATAAAGCCGCCGCAAAAGCCGATACGGTAAAAGTGCTAGCTACAGGATATACAGCAGGGTACGAGTCTACTGGAAAGCGGCCAAATCACCCACAGTATGGCATTACCTATTCTGGGGTTAAGGTTAAACGAGATAAGGATGCTGTCTCCACAATCGCTGCGGATCTGAAGGTTTTTCCGCTCGGGACGATACTCTATATTCCCGGGTACGGGTACGGTGTTGTAGCAGATAAAGGTTCAGCGATCAAAGGACATAAAATCGATCTATATTTCTCGACAACCAAACAGGTTTTTAAGGAATGGGGTAAGAAGGAAGTCGAGGTCCGTATCGTCAAGCGCGGCAGCGGGAAACTGACGGAAGCTATGCTGAAAGAGCTTGGAAGAGCGGTTGAAGTTAATAAAGAGCTTCCGGACAGAAATTGGGAGAGGAGCATCTAG